GGCGCTGATCGCCGTCCTCGCCCTCTTCTCGCTGCCCCTGCCCTTCACGCCGGTGCCGGTGACGCTCCAGATCTTCGGCGTCATGCTGGCCGGCGCGCTCCTGCCGCCGGGCGAGGCGGTGGCCGCCGTCGCCCTCTACCTGGCGCTGGGCGCCGCCGGGCTGCCCGTCTTCGCCGGCGGCCGGGGCGGCGTGGCCGTGCTGCTGGGGCCGTCGGGCGGCTACCTCTGGGGCGACCTGGCCGACGTGGCGCTGGCGGCCTGGCTCCTGCGCCGGCCCGGCTGGGCGCGGAACGCCTTCCGCGTCTGGGCCGCCATCGTAGCCGGCCTGGCGCTCACCTACCTGGGCGGCCTCCTCCAGCTGCGGGCGGGCTGGATCCCGGGCTGGCGGGAGGCGCTGGCGGCGGGCGTCTGGCCCTTCCTGCCCTTCGACCTGGTCAAGGCCGCGGTGGCCACGCCCGTGGCGCTGGCCGTCCGCCGCGCCGTGCCCGCGCTGGCCGGCCAGCGGTCGGCCTAGCGCGGGGCCGCCGGGAACGGCGGGGCGGGCTCGTCCGGCTCCGGCGCCTCCCCGATGCGAAGGCGGACGGGGAGCCCGTCCACCTCGGCCTCCAGCGGTCTCCAGGCGGGCGGCGGCGCGGCGGGGGAGAGGCGCCCGCCGACGAGCCAGGCGACGGTCCGCGCCTCCGCCTCGCCCGGCAGGCGCAGGCGGGCGAGGCCCGCCGCCTCCGCGCCGGCCTCCCCGGCCAGCGCCTCCACGCGCCGGGCCAGCCGGTCCGGCTCCTCGCCCGCGGGCGGCAGCCAGAGGCGGAGCCCGGCTGCCGGCGTGGCTCTTTCCTCCAGCCGCTCGCCGAGCAGGGTGGCGCGCGTCCGCACCCAGCCGCCCAGCGCCGCCGCCAGGAAGGGCGCCAGCGGCGCCTCCCCCCCTCCGAGCTCGCGCTCCAGCGCCCGCGCCACCTCCGCCAGGCCGGGCGGGTCGACGGCCCGGCCGGCGGCGAAGGCGGCCAGCGCCGCCAGGCGCACCCAGAGTTCGGGGGCTGGCGGCCGGTCGCCCGGCGCCGGCTCGGGGCGGGGGTTCCAGAGCAGCAGGCGGGAGCCCGGATAGACTGGCTCCAGGAGGCGGGCCGCCCCGGCCAGCCAGCCGGGCGCGGCGGGGGACGCGGGCTCCCCGGCTGCGGCCGCGGGCGTCGCCTCCGCGGGCGGCGAGGCGAGGAGCCGGCCGCCCAGCCGGAGCGAGACCGCCCAGTCCGGGCGGAGCAGGAGCGGCGTGCCGCTCAGGGCTTGGACGCGCCGGGGCATGCGTACAGTATCGCGCGCCGCCGCGCGCGGCTGCAAGGAGCCCTCCCGGGCGGCGCCGAAGAGCGGATCGGGCCGCGTGCGGCCGGCGCGGGCGTCCGCCCGGGCGCGGGCGCGGCCCGGGGAGGCGGGTCGTGCGCGTCGTCGGTGCCGTGCTGGAGGAGGACGGCGGTGTCTCGGCGGTGGTCGCCGACGCCGAGGCGGGCGTGCTGGAGCGCCGCCGGGAGGGGCCGGGCGCCGGGGGGCGGCCGGGCGGGGTGGAGCGGCTGGCCGCCCTGACACGCGGGCTGGCCGCTGCCTGCGGTGCCGGGGCGGCCTGCCTGGCGTTGCCCGGCGG
Above is a genomic segment from Bacillota bacterium containing:
- a CDS encoding biotin transporter BioY; the encoded protein is MAALIAVLALFSLPLPFTPVPVTLQIFGVMLAGALLPPGEAVAAVALYLALGAAGLPVFAGGRGGVAVLLGPSGGYLWGDLADVALAAWLLRRPGWARNAFRVWAAIVAGLALTYLGGLLQLRAGWIPGWREALAAGVWPFLPFDLVKAAVATPVALAVRRAVPALAGQRSA